One part of the Quercus lobata isolate SW786 chromosome 7, ValleyOak3.0 Primary Assembly, whole genome shotgun sequence genome encodes these proteins:
- the LOC115952991 gene encoding uncharacterized protein LOC115952991, which translates to MRGNQPQKRALLASELVRTTIARYQTNFQVDPRCLKFKKNIYGKPEVEWQDVDDSHLPPLHFNISHNSFLIACGVTLNSPIGIDVEEKQRKL; encoded by the exons ATGCGGGGAAATCAGCCCCAGAAAAGAGCCCTGCTAGCCAGTGAATTGGTCCGGACTACCATTGCAAGAT ATCAGACAAATTTTCAAGTCGATCCAAGATGCTTGAAGTTCAAGAAGAATATCTATGGTAAACCAGAG GTAGAGTGGCAAGATGTTGATGACTCACACCTACCTCCATTGCATTTCAATATATCACATAACTCTTTTTTAATAGCCTGTGGAGTGACTCTGAATTCACCA ATTGGTATTGATGTGGAAGAGAAGCAACGGAAGTTATAA
- the LOC115952990 gene encoding rho GTPase-activating protein 5-like — translation MTEVLQSPSHFQPSPSSSSTPNDSSHPHALIEDHLEEEEVEVGVGVGDRKRKERDREGDQLSLLTLLVAAFRKSLIGCSTSPATAAASAKLSSMEIGWPSNVRHVAHVTFDRFHGFLGLPVEFEPEVPRRAPSASAHVFGVSTESMQLSFDARGNSVPTILLMMQRHLYAQGGLQAEGIFRINAENSQEEHVRDQLNRGIVPDGVDVHCLAGLIKAWFRELPSGVLDSLSPEQVMQSQSEEECAQLVRFLPPTEAALLDWAINLMADVAQMEHLNKMNARNVAMVFAPNMTQMADPLTALMYAVQVMNFLKTLIVKTLKEREESMVESGPVSRPEPSDEDGHQSSSQPFLEEAKEEDKSDEEKFFIAGEPDLESPSHLIRDDSKTECTTQNFLTSIENVTPGGNQSLVDNCPCEVVSQVNSLATRVQESVDALTGASGVVQTNISKRRTCVSKRTGQSSVSNFKKGSKNINEGLISRAAGPADKIKGPGIVGRINSRTELVEAWR, via the exons ATGACTGAGGTACTCCAATCCCCATCTCACTTCCAACCTTCACCTTCAAGCTCTTCCACACCTAATGATAGCTCACATCCACATGCCCTTATAGAAGACCAtttggaagaggaagaagttgaagttggagttggagttggtgataggaaaaggaaagaaagagacaGAGAAGGTGACCAGCTGTCTCTTTTGACACTTTTAGTGGCTGCTTTTAGAAAATCTTTAATTGGGTGTAGTACTAGTCCTGCAACTGCGGCTGCTTCTGCAAAGCTTTCTTCCATGGAGATTGGTTGGCCTTCTAATGTTAGACATGTTGCCCATGTCACCTTTGATAGGTTTCATGGCTTTCTTGGCTTGCCTGTTGAATTTGAACCTGAAGTTCCCAGAAGGGCTCCTAGTGCCAG TGCCCATGTTTTTGGAGTTTCAACGGAATCTATGCAGCTTTCTTTTGATGCCAGAGGAAATAGTGTGCCAACAATACTGCTGATGATGCAaagacacttgtatgcacaAGGGGGGTTGCAG GCAGAAGGAATATTCAGAATTAATGCTGAGAACAGTCAAGAGGAGCATGTTAGGGACCAATTAAATAGGGGTATAGTACCGGATGGCGTTGATGTGCACTGCTTGGCTGGTCTTATAAAG GCTTGGTTTAGGGAGCTTCCATCTGGTGTTTTGGACTCCCTCTCTCCAGAGCAAGTGATGCAATCCCAGTCAGAAGAGGAGTGTGCTCAGCTTGTGCGGTTCCTTCCCCCAACAGAGGCTGCTCTGCTGGACTGGGCTATAAACCTAATGGCAGACGTTGCACAAATGGAACACCTGAACAAGATGAATGCACGCAATGTAGCTATGGTATTTGCCCCTAACATGACTCAG ATGGCAGATCCTTTGACTGCATTGATGTATGCAGTCCAAGTCATGAATTTTCTCAAAACTCTTATTGTCAAGacattaaaagagagagaagagtctATGGTAGAGTCAGGTCCTGTTTCTCGCCCAGAGCCTTCTGATGAGGATGGTCATCAAAGCTCTTCACAACCATTTCTTGAGGAGGCCAAAGAGGAGGACAAGAGTGACGAAGAGAAATTCTTTATTGCTGGAGAACCTGATTTAGAGAGTCCTAGCCACCTGATTCGAGATGACTCTAAAACTGAATGCACAACACAAAACTTCTTAACTTCAATTGAAAATGTCACTCCTGGGGGTAATCAGTCTCTGGTTGATAATTGTCCTTGTGAGGTTGTATCTCAAGTTAATTCCTTGGCAACTAGAGTCCAAGAGAGTGTTGATGCTCTAACAGGTGCAAGTGGAGTGGTTCAAACAAATATTTCCAAGAGGAGAACTTGTGTTTCCAAGAGAACAGGTCAATCAAGTGTTTCTAATTTCAAGAAGGGATCGAAAAACATCAATGAAGGCCTGATCTCTCGGGCAGCAGGACCTGCAGATAAAATCAAGGGACCTGGAATTGTTGGGCGTATAAACTCAAGGACCGAGCTGGTTGAAGCTTGGCGGTGA